A section of the Aerosakkonema funiforme FACHB-1375 genome encodes:
- a CDS encoding NAD(P)/FAD-dependent oxidoreductase, with amino-acid sequence MTQQPARICILGGGFGGLYTALRLDTLPWEATEKPEIVLVDKSDRFLFTPLLYEILTGELQTWEIAPSFAEILQNTDVRFCQGVVTDINTEQRRIQWQDEPEIPYDRLVLALGGASPIDIVPGAASYAFPFRTLTDAYRLEERLRVLEAQETDKIRVAIVGGGYCGVELACKLADRLGERGRFRIIEQSDRILRTSPEYNRETARRVLDEKDIWIDLETTIESVSPDSISLLYKGQVDTIPAELVIWTAGMQASAIVRNLPLKQNQRGQLTTTPTLQAVDRPEIFVLGDLADCQDAEGQQVPSSAQAAFQQSDFTAWNIWASLTGRPLLPFRYQNLGEMLTLGTDNATLSGMGVQLEGQLAYLLRRLIYLYRMPNLDHQLRVGVNWMANPILDFINPT; translated from the coding sequence ATGACCCAACAACCTGCACGCATATGTATACTCGGTGGAGGCTTTGGCGGTCTCTACACAGCCCTGCGATTGGATACGCTACCGTGGGAGGCAACGGAAAAACCGGAAATTGTGCTGGTGGACAAGAGCGATCGCTTCCTCTTCACTCCCCTCCTCTACGAAATCCTCACCGGCGAGCTGCAAACTTGGGAAATTGCCCCATCCTTTGCAGAAATATTGCAAAACACAGACGTGCGATTTTGTCAAGGAGTTGTAACTGACATTAATACCGAACAGCGCCGGATTCAATGGCAGGATGAGCCAGAAATACCCTACGATCGCCTTGTCTTGGCATTAGGTGGCGCTTCGCCGATCGATATAGTGCCTGGTGCTGCATCCTATGCCTTTCCCTTCCGCACCCTTACCGACGCCTATCGTTTGGAAGAAAGACTGCGAGTATTGGAAGCGCAGGAAACAGATAAAATACGGGTAGCGATCGTCGGCGGCGGTTATTGCGGGGTCGAATTAGCTTGCAAACTGGCAGATAGACTGGGAGAGAGAGGAAGATTTCGGATAATCGAACAAAGCGATCGCATTTTGCGGACATCCCCAGAATATAACCGCGAAACTGCACGCAGAGTTTTGGACGAAAAAGATATCTGGATAGATTTAGAAACCACAATCGAATCGGTTAGTCCAGATAGTATTTCCCTGCTGTATAAAGGACAGGTAGATACAATTCCCGCCGAATTGGTCATATGGACAGCCGGAATGCAGGCAAGTGCGATCGTGCGAAATCTTCCCCTCAAACAAAATCAGCGCGGTCAACTTACCACTACACCTACCCTGCAAGCTGTCGATCGTCCAGAAATATTTGTATTGGGAGATTTAGCAGATTGTCAGGATGCAGAAGGTCAGCAAGTACCCTCCTCAGCACAAGCAGCATTCCAACAATCCGATTTTACCGCCTGGAATATTTGGGCTTCCCTTACAGGTCGTCCCTTACTTCCCTTCCGCTATCAAAATTTAGGAGAAATGCTCACATTGGGAACAGATAACGCCACTCTCAGCGGTATGGGAGTGCAATTAGAAGGACAATTAGCATACCTCCTCCGTCGTCTCATTTATTTGTATCGAATGCCAAATTTAGATCATCAATTGCGAGTAGGTGTAAATTGGATGGCTAATCCCATTTTGGATTTTATCAATCCCACTTGA
- a CDS encoding pentapeptide repeat-containing protein: MQSRQVNPEFFILPGVDLQKGNPDYNLAAKLTKEQLKNRWKTTSGQDILSRWKTSNFDRNILDNLVGKFYGHTDLRGIILPKENLSGVDLNKVDLYAANLENAMLKNSNLTDSYLSEANIKGTCFDWSIMDGVFLDNVDFDNRTSFTGVNLSAINFTLAALLQDLALGQARIINLEKKRPILAFVLKNTCDYGRSFPRFFLSCAIVILVFSLAYTVLPGSLAKIGSANSLSFWDNLYFSMMTFTTSSTDIQPISILGKILVAIETATGYLLTGLLVAILVKRTIGD, encoded by the coding sequence GTGCAATCTCGACAAGTAAATCCGGAATTTTTTATACTGCCGGGAGTAGATTTACAAAAAGGAAACCCGGATTATAACTTAGCGGCTAAGCTTACTAAAGAACAATTAAAGAATAGATGGAAGACCACATCTGGTCAGGATATCCTGTCTCGATGGAAAACCAGTAACTTTGATAGGAACATTTTAGATAACCTTGTGGGCAAATTCTACGGTCATACCGATCTACGTGGTATAATTTTACCCAAAGAAAATTTAAGTGGGGTTGACTTAAATAAAGTTGACTTGTACGCTGCCAATCTTGAAAATGCGATGTTAAAAAATAGTAACCTAACGGACAGTTACCTTTCCGAAGCTAATATCAAGGGAACTTGCTTTGACTGGTCTATTATGGATGGCGTATTTCTTGACAATGTTGACTTTGACAATAGAACTAGCTTTACTGGTGTAAATTTAAGCGCCATTAATTTCACTCTAGCCGCATTGTTACAAGACTTAGCACTCGGTCAAGCAAGGATTATTAACCTGGAAAAGAAACGCCCTATTTTAGCTTTTGTACTGAAAAATACTTGCGACTATGGACGTTCTTTTCCGAGGTTCTTCCTATCATGTGCGATCGTTATCTTAGTTTTCAGTTTAGCTTATACTGTTTTACCTGGTTCTTTGGCTAAAATAGGCTCTGCTAATTCTCTTAGTTTCTGGGATAATCTTTACTTTTCGATGATGACATTTACAACATCAAGTACCGACATCCAGCCTATTTCAATTTTGGGCAAAATACTTGTGGCGATAGAAACTGCAACCGGATATCTTCTAACTGGGCTTTTGGTAGCTATCCTAGTTAAAAGAACGATAGGAGATTAA
- a CDS encoding DUF655 domain-containing protein has protein sequence MNINLLKTTLRQAASILLALTLAACQRAQPQIQQLTPLPQDPFIEVYFNHSESSSYREPYRKQTRLGDNLEQLIIDSIASAKSTVDVAVQELRLPNIAKALVDRQKTGVKVRVILENTYSRPWSKFTPDEVAKLPERERSRYNEFLKLVDQNGDNKLSPDEIDRGDAIVMLQNANIPIIDDTADGSKGSGLMHHKFVVIDGQNLIITSANFTTSDIHGDFTHPNSLGNANNLLKIESPQLASLFTEEFNIMWGDGPGGQPDSKFGIKKTLRSPSQFTLGTAIISVQFSPTSATVPWEQTSNGLIGKTLNTATQSVDMALFVFSEQRLVNILETENQRGIKIRALIDPDFAYRSYSEALDMMGVALINDCKYEVDNRPWQNPITTVGIPQLRKGDLLHHKFGVVDGQTAITGSHNWSAAANNNNDETVLVIESRTVAAHYQREFERLYANSILGLPDGIKRKIEAQQKQCPQIKAASASAAPTSLATPKISENSIIKKVNLNTATQAELETLPGVGPKLAQQIIQAREQKPFTSLQDLDNVPGVGPSLLEKLKDRVIW, from the coding sequence ATGAACATTAATTTGCTTAAAACCACCCTCAGACAAGCAGCATCGATTTTATTAGCACTTACCCTAGCTGCTTGTCAACGGGCTCAACCGCAAATTCAGCAACTGACTCCCCTACCCCAAGACCCCTTTATCGAGGTTTACTTCAACCACTCCGAGTCAAGTTCTTACAGAGAACCTTACCGCAAGCAAACGCGCCTTGGTGATAACCTGGAACAGCTTATTATCGATTCTATTGCAAGTGCTAAATCTACGGTAGATGTGGCGGTTCAGGAGTTACGCTTGCCGAATATCGCCAAGGCGTTGGTCGATCGCCAAAAAACAGGAGTCAAGGTTAGAGTTATTTTGGAGAATACTTACAGCCGTCCCTGGAGTAAGTTTACACCAGATGAAGTGGCGAAACTGCCGGAAAGGGAGCGATCGCGCTACAATGAATTCCTCAAATTAGTAGACCAAAATGGCGATAATAAACTCAGTCCAGATGAAATCGATCGCGGCGATGCGATCGTCATGTTGCAAAATGCCAATATCCCCATAATTGATGATACCGCTGATGGTTCCAAAGGCAGCGGTTTAATGCACCACAAATTTGTCGTTATTGACGGTCAAAATCTAATTATTACTTCCGCTAACTTCACCACATCTGACATTCACGGCGATTTCACTCATCCCAACAGTTTGGGCAATGCCAACAACCTTCTCAAAATAGAAAGTCCGCAATTAGCAAGTCTTTTTACCGAAGAATTTAACATCATGTGGGGTGATGGCCCAGGCGGTCAACCCGATAGCAAATTTGGCATCAAAAAAACATTGCGATCGCCCAGTCAATTTACACTAGGAACCGCTATAATCTCAGTCCAATTTTCCCCCACATCAGCAACAGTACCTTGGGAACAAACTAGCAACGGTTTAATTGGTAAAACATTAAACACAGCTACCCAGTCCGTAGACATGGCATTGTTTGTATTTTCCGAACAGCGCCTGGTCAATATCTTAGAAACCGAAAATCAACGCGGCATAAAAATACGAGCTTTAATAGATCCGGATTTTGCATATCGCAGTTATAGCGAAGCGCTGGATATGATGGGCGTCGCTTTGATTAATGATTGTAAATACGAAGTCGATAATCGTCCTTGGCAAAATCCCATTACCACTGTTGGCATTCCTCAACTGCGAAAAGGCGATTTGTTACATCACAAATTTGGTGTTGTGGACGGTCAAACTGCGATTACCGGGTCGCACAATTGGTCAGCAGCAGCCAACAATAATAATGATGAAACAGTTTTAGTAATCGAAAGTCGCACCGTAGCCGCCCATTATCAACGAGAATTTGAGCGACTTTACGCTAATTCAATTTTAGGTTTACCGGATGGAATCAAGCGCAAAATTGAGGCGCAACAAAAACAATGTCCGCAAATAAAAGCAGCTTCTGCATCTGCTGCGCCGACAAGTTTGGCTACACCTAAAATTAGCGAAAATTCGATAATTAAGAAAGTCAATCTCAATACTGCTACCCAAGCAGAATTAGAAACGCTGCCAGGAGTAGGGCCAAAATTAGCACAGCAAATTATTCAGGCGCGTGAACAGAAACCTTTCACTTCTTTACAAGACCTTGACAATGTGCCAGGAGTCGGGCCGAGTTTACTGGAAAAACTGAAAGATCGAGTTATTTGGTAA
- a CDS encoding DUF7682 family zinc-binding protein, whose amino-acid sequence MPRRKKLFPCGHKGYGQACHLCAQKKAVLEQKKQLKHEWESTFDRDPIDLRDLPIHVVVKARTVIAALQEQKHYTEFGGKRLRHDRFIISIPITRNYRMLCRDCGNILIPQAVLSHEDYNVRKPGS is encoded by the coding sequence ATGCCTAGAAGAAAAAAGCTATTTCCATGCGGCCATAAGGGCTACGGTCAAGCGTGCCATCTGTGTGCCCAAAAAAAAGCCGTACTGGAACAAAAAAAACAGCTAAAACACGAGTGGGAGTCCACCTTTGACCGCGACCCGATCGATCTGCGGGATCTGCCCATTCATGTGGTGGTCAAGGCACGCACTGTGATTGCTGCTTTACAAGAACAAAAGCATTACACAGAATTTGGCGGCAAGCGGCTGCGGCACGATCGTTTTATTATCAGTATTCCCATTACCCGCAACTACCGGATGCTCTGTCGGGACTGCGGTAATATACTAATTCCCCAAGCAGTTTTGTCCCACGAGGACTACAATGTCCGCAAACCGGGAAGTTAG
- a CDS encoding cysteine desulfurase family protein, protein MQIYLDYSATTPTRPEAIAAMQAVLTQEWGNPSSLHEWGQRAATMLEQARMQVAGLINAPAESIVFTSGGTEANNLAIMGVARCYTKPQHIIISSVEHSAVAEPVRWLEQWGWQVTRLPVDKWGRVSENDLENALQANTVLVSIIHGQSEVGTLQPIEGLGNILRDRGVLFHTDAVQVAGRLPLDVQKLPVDLLSLSSHKIYGPQGAGALYIRPGVKLVPLLGGGGQEMRLRSGTQAVPIIAGFGMAAELAAQEMAVETPRSIELRDRLFDLLADTPSLTPTGHRWHRLPHHVSFCLPDADGEKLSGKTLVRHLNLAGIGISAGAACNSGKITPSPVLLAMGYSSAAAKSGIRLSLGRHTTAADIDWTAMVLKQVLARLMPKVALSGC, encoded by the coding sequence ATGCAAATATATCTAGATTACAGCGCTACAACACCGACCCGCCCAGAGGCGATCGCAGCGATGCAAGCAGTCCTCACCCAAGAGTGGGGTAATCCCTCCAGCTTGCACGAGTGGGGTCAACGGGCAGCAACTATGTTAGAACAAGCCAGAATGCAGGTGGCTGGGCTAATTAACGCGCCGGCGGAGTCGATCGTATTTACTTCTGGCGGTACGGAGGCAAATAACCTGGCAATTATGGGTGTGGCTCGATGTTACACCAAACCTCAGCATATTATCATTTCCAGTGTTGAGCATTCAGCGGTGGCAGAACCTGTCCGCTGGCTGGAACAATGGGGTTGGCAAGTGACGCGCTTGCCGGTGGATAAGTGGGGAAGAGTCAGCGAAAACGACTTGGAGAACGCCCTGCAAGCTAATACGGTGTTAGTTTCGATTATCCACGGTCAAAGCGAAGTTGGCACGCTGCAACCGATCGAAGGTTTGGGAAATATTCTCCGCGATCGCGGTGTGCTATTTCACACAGATGCTGTGCAGGTAGCTGGGCGTTTGCCTCTCGATGTGCAAAAGTTACCTGTAGATTTACTTTCCCTTTCCAGTCACAAAATTTATGGCCCACAAGGAGCGGGGGCGCTTTATATCCGTCCGGGTGTCAAGTTAGTTCCTTTGCTGGGCGGTGGGGGACAAGAAATGCGACTGCGTTCCGGAACTCAGGCTGTGCCAATTATTGCCGGTTTTGGTATGGCTGCGGAACTGGCAGCGCAAGAAATGGCAGTGGAAACGCCAAGGTCGATCGAGTTGCGCGATCGTCTTTTCGACCTACTTGCCGATACGCCCAGTCTGACTCCCACAGGGCATCGCTGGCACCGTTTGCCTCACCACGTCAGTTTCTGTTTGCCAGATGCCGATGGTGAAAAGCTCAGCGGTAAAACTCTCGTGCGACACCTCAACTTGGCCGGTATTGGCATTAGCGCTGGTGCTGCTTGCAACAGCGGTAAAATTACCCCCAGTCCGGTGCTGTTGGCAATGGGTTACAGTTCTGCCGCCGCCAAATCTGGTATTCGCCTCAGCTTGGGTCGCCACACGACCGCAGCGGATATAGATTGGACGGCAATGGTGCTGAAGCAAGTTTTGGCACGTTTGATGCCAAAGGTAGCATTATCCGGTTGTTAA
- a CDS encoding RpnC/YadD family protein — MEDEVRSDYDSAWKEALTVYFEPFMAFCFPDTHRDIDWQRGYETLDTELQEVIRDAETGRRLADKLVKVWLNSGEEAIVLIHVEIQGQEQSDFSERMYIYNHRLFDRYRQKVFSFAVLGDENTNWRPTGYSYSRWGFQSSLQFPVVKLLDYAAATLEESTNPFATIIAAHLETQATRSDLQRRFQSKLRLVRRLYERGYSRNQILELFRFIEWIMALPAAVQQEFKTEIRRIEEERRMSYITSFERDGIQQGRLQTSREDVIEVLETRFSTVPDTLKNSIFAIDDLGLLKQLLKRAITIDSVQEFEQLLAEGQL, encoded by the coding sequence ATGGAAGATGAAGTGCGATCGGATTACGACAGTGCTTGGAAAGAAGCGCTAACCGTATATTTTGAGCCATTTATGGCTTTTTGTTTTCCAGATACTCACAGAGATATTGATTGGCAAAGAGGTTATGAAACGCTAGACACGGAATTGCAAGAAGTCATTCGCGATGCCGAGACAGGCAGGCGTTTAGCAGATAAGCTGGTAAAAGTATGGCTCAACTCCGGCGAAGAGGCGATAGTGTTAATTCACGTCGAAATCCAAGGACAAGAGCAGTCAGACTTTTCCGAACGAATGTACATTTACAATCATCGGTTATTCGATCGCTATCGGCAAAAAGTATTCAGCTTTGCCGTATTGGGAGACGAAAACACCAATTGGCGACCGACAGGCTATAGTTATAGTCGATGGGGATTTCAAAGCAGTTTACAGTTTCCGGTCGTGAAACTGCTCGACTATGCAGCCGCTACCCTAGAGGAAAGCACCAATCCTTTTGCCACCATTATCGCCGCACATCTGGAAACTCAAGCAACCCGCAGCGATCTACAGCGCCGTTTTCAGTCTAAATTGAGATTAGTGCGGCGACTCTACGAGCGCGGCTATAGTAGAAATCAGATTTTGGAGCTGTTCCGGTTCATCGAATGGATAATGGCATTACCGGCAGCAGTTCAGCAAGAGTTTAAAACTGAAATCAGGCGAATAGAGGAGGAAAGGCGAATGTCATACATTACCAGTTTTGAACGGGATGGTATACAGCAGGGTCGCTTGCAAACGTCTCGCGAGGATGTAATTGAAGTGCTGGAAACGCGGTTTTCAACTGTGCCAGATACCTTAAAAAATAGCATTTTTGCGATCGACGATCTAGGGCTTTTGAAACAACTGCTTAAACGCGCTATTACGATCGATTCGGTGCAAGAGTTTGAGCAATTGTTGGCAGAAGGACAATTGTAA
- a CDS encoding endonuclease domain-containing protein: MTSDSELLVAIMNSRLDMEIARDRHWYRIPTLNADKLLKKRWPPTWLAFYQTKVFGKQAHTVRYYAQVEQIRAVFRWELFPNLPKDKKSQQRYYKLELSPLERLPAPIISRRYRRIVFISTTLEKFRKAEEINDLYDESPLEDRLWAEFKRLDINAERQEFVTVKNSTYALDFAIYCTYGKINIETDGDTWHADKERIHLDNERDNDLQTNGWHTLRFNTYHIQEKMSEYCLPTIIENINRLGGLKEEGRVFPRLIKSNSSDEFVQLTLF; encoded by the coding sequence ATGACATCAGACAGCGAACTATTAGTTGCGATTATGAACAGTCGGCTGGACATGGAAATTGCCCGTGACCGACATTGGTACAGAATTCCCACGCTCAATGCAGATAAACTTCTCAAAAAGCGTTGGCCTCCCACATGGTTAGCTTTCTACCAAACCAAAGTATTTGGCAAACAAGCTCATACAGTACGTTACTACGCGCAAGTTGAGCAAATTCGGGCAGTTTTTCGCTGGGAATTGTTTCCCAATTTACCAAAAGACAAAAAGAGCCAGCAACGTTATTACAAACTTGAATTATCACCACTGGAACGTTTACCAGCACCAATTATTAGCCGACGATATAGGCGCATTGTCTTTATCTCAACTACCCTGGAAAAGTTTAGGAAAGCAGAGGAAATCAACGACTTATACGACGAAAGTCCACTGGAAGATAGGCTGTGGGCAGAGTTTAAACGACTGGATATCAATGCCGAACGTCAAGAGTTTGTGACAGTTAAAAATTCCACCTACGCTCTCGACTTTGCCATTTACTGTACTTACGGCAAAATCAACATTGAAACTGACGGCGATACTTGGCACGCCGATAAAGAGCGTATTCATTTAGATAATGAGCGAGACAACGACTTACAAACAAATGGTTGGCATACGTTGCGATTTAATACCTATCACATCCAAGAAAAAATGTCTGAGTATTGCCTACCGACAATAATTGAAAATATTAATCGTCTGGGTGGCTTGAAGGAAGAAGGGAGAGTTTTTCCGCGTTTGATAAAGTCCAATTCATCAGATGAATTTGTCCAGTTGACTTTGTTTTAA
- a CDS encoding TAXI family TRAP transporter solute-binding subunit: MQGRKIVISIALLSLVAFGGFAWRLAKENHRVIHLTVATGNKTGEAYRFAQAMQQVIARHQPQIQLNIIETNGSLENMQLLEKRKVELAIVQSDTPAPASARAISLLYPELFHLVVSQKSAIQSVPDLKGKRIALMPKGSGSFDAFWLLAKHYNLKPNDLQYVALSPEKALLAFKKGEVDAVFRSLPVGNRWTRELIQTIPGRMVPIDQAAAIRISLPYLEEGTIPKGTYKADPPVPSQNMPVVGVGAALITRQDIEPKIIRSLTTIIYEYRHDLVKLEPKAATISQPGVGQSLGLPLHPGAQAYYDREKPDFLSSNADVLALLISMGSLVASWIFSWRSRLLAKQKNRFDKYNLDILDILEQARNTCNLEQLEQLRQNLFEIFRKVVEDLDNDRITQESFQSFTFAWEVAINTIRHRETMVLNLQVLPAIPARVSFPGLTRESGLEGSPSPDR, encoded by the coding sequence TTGCAAGGACGCAAAATCGTGATTTCGATCGCACTCTTGAGCTTGGTAGCGTTCGGGGGATTTGCCTGGAGATTAGCCAAAGAAAACCATCGAGTTATCCACCTGACTGTTGCGACTGGGAATAAGACAGGTGAAGCTTACCGCTTTGCACAAGCAATGCAGCAGGTGATTGCCAGACATCAACCGCAGATCCAACTCAACATTATAGAAACAAACGGCTCTCTGGAAAATATGCAACTCTTGGAGAAGCGAAAAGTAGAACTGGCGATCGTCCAAAGCGATACCCCAGCGCCTGCATCCGCACGTGCGATTAGTTTACTGTATCCGGAGTTGTTTCATCTAGTTGTTTCTCAGAAATCTGCTATCCAAAGCGTACCCGATCTTAAAGGCAAACGAATTGCCCTCATGCCTAAAGGCAGCGGTTCTTTTGACGCCTTTTGGCTTTTAGCCAAACATTACAACTTAAAGCCAAACGATTTGCAATATGTGGCATTAAGCCCGGAAAAAGCATTGTTAGCCTTCAAAAAAGGAGAAGTTGATGCAGTTTTTCGCAGCTTACCAGTAGGTAATCGCTGGACAAGAGAATTAATCCAAACTATTCCTGGCAGGATGGTGCCGATCGATCAAGCGGCAGCGATCAGAATTTCTCTTCCTTATTTGGAAGAAGGCACAATTCCCAAGGGAACTTACAAAGCCGATCCTCCCGTCCCCAGTCAAAATATGCCCGTTGTGGGAGTGGGAGCGGCACTCATAACTCGTCAAGATATCGAGCCAAAAATTATTCGTTCCCTTACTACTATTATCTATGAATATCGTCACGATTTAGTCAAGTTGGAGCCAAAAGCAGCAACAATTAGTCAACCGGGCGTAGGTCAAAGTCTTGGCTTACCTCTACATCCCGGTGCCCAAGCTTACTACGACCGAGAAAAGCCAGATTTTCTGTCATCAAATGCTGACGTACTGGCTTTGCTTATCTCAATGGGATCGCTGGTTGCCTCTTGGATTTTCTCGTGGCGATCGCGTTTGCTTGCCAAACAAAAGAACCGCTTCGATAAGTACAACCTGGATATCCTAGATATTCTCGAACAAGCACGCAACACCTGCAACTTAGAACAATTAGAACAACTGCGGCAAAATTTATTTGAAATTTTCCGCAAAGTTGTCGAAGATTTGGATAACGATCGCATTACCCAAGAATCATTCCAATCCTTTACCTTTGCTTGGGAAGTGGCAATTAATACTATTCGCCATCGCGAAACGATGGTCTTAAATTTGCAAGTTTTGCCTGCTATTCCCGCTCGAGTCTCGTTCCCAGGTTTAACCAGGGAAAGCGGTTTAGAAGGCTCTCCTTCCCCCGATCGTTAA
- a CDS encoding DUF1995 family protein, producing the protein MAELPNTLEEAIAQSRQATLAAIADGYTRLQVELLFPEIALQAQSIAKQFIEVFEDRIGQVKMFFPDAGAAALARRDWGEVPFKIQDIGMGRTPIENKIQPEDEIFLLVNLSSVEVAEVEKLCNAVGDRPVILLIPHLEDAGTVGIGYAGRQLRERFLNTLQSCYYVRPLQGAAVFRCYPGPWQVWLEVGDNYNLIAELPQKPVGEEVDRIIFDAIGPTDSDTAETPRPKKPGFFTNMQRFLRALNR; encoded by the coding sequence ATGGCAGAACTTCCCAATACCCTAGAAGAGGCGATCGCGCAATCTCGCCAAGCAACGCTTGCGGCGATCGCAGATGGTTACACTCGGCTGCAAGTTGAGTTACTTTTCCCGGAAATCGCACTGCAAGCGCAGTCGATCGCCAAGCAATTTATCGAAGTTTTTGAAGATCGCATTGGACAAGTAAAAATGTTCTTTCCCGATGCCGGTGCGGCTGCCCTCGCCCGTCGCGATTGGGGAGAGGTACCTTTTAAAATACAAGATATCGGCATGGGCAGAACCCCCATTGAAAATAAAATTCAACCGGAAGATGAAATATTTTTGCTGGTTAACCTCAGTTCGGTGGAGGTGGCAGAAGTAGAAAAGCTGTGCAATGCAGTGGGCGATCGTCCGGTAATTTTACTAATCCCTCATTTGGAAGATGCGGGTACTGTCGGTATTGGCTACGCTGGGCGTCAGCTGCGGGAACGCTTCCTCAATACTTTGCAATCTTGCTATTATGTCAGACCTCTACAAGGCGCAGCTGTATTTCGCTGCTATCCCGGGCCTTGGCAAGTTTGGTTGGAGGTGGGCGACAATTACAATCTCATTGCAGAATTGCCTCAAAAACCGGTTGGTGAGGAAGTCGATCGAATTATATTTGATGCAATTGGCCCTACCGATAGCGATACAGCTGAGACCCCGCGTCCCAAAAAGCCGGGATTTTTCACTAATATGCAGCGCTTCCTACGCGCTTTGAATCGATAG
- a CDS encoding GNAT family N-acetyltransferase: MKIHYRDFVIRSWSEADRTHVAALIHSVLTEYGLPWQPGDADRDVLQIENFYLATGGEFWVVERDGQLVGTAAYYPIQRGKHAVEIRKMYLLPSVRRQGLGKFLLQQLESAIAARGFQQIWIQTASILKEAVQLYESSGYQRTSGIEAARCDRIYVKWVVGGG, from the coding sequence GTGAAAATTCACTATCGCGATTTTGTAATTCGTTCCTGGTCAGAGGCCGATCGCACTCATGTTGCCGCTCTCATCCATTCTGTTTTAACAGAGTACGGCTTGCCTTGGCAACCAGGGGACGCAGACAGGGATGTCTTGCAAATAGAAAACTTTTATCTGGCGACTGGGGGAGAGTTCTGGGTGGTGGAACGGGACGGGCAGCTAGTGGGAACTGCGGCTTACTATCCCATCCAGCGGGGAAAGCACGCTGTAGAAATTCGCAAAATGTATCTGTTGCCGTCTGTGCGGAGACAAGGACTGGGAAAATTTTTATTACAACAGCTGGAAAGCGCGATCGCAGCTAGAGGCTTTCAACAAATTTGGATTCAAACGGCCAGCATCTTAAAAGAAGCGGTACAGCTGTATGAAAGCAGCGGGTATCAACGGACATCTGGGATAGAGGCGGCAAGATGCGATCGCATTTACGTCAAATGGGTAGTTGGTGGTGGTTAA